Part of the Papaver somniferum cultivar HN1 unplaced genomic scaffold, ASM357369v1 unplaced-scaffold_18, whole genome shotgun sequence genome is shown below.
attcagattttttttttatttgcctGAGGCAGAGGCTTACAAAATCCCAAAACTGAAACATTCTCCCCCTTTTAGTTGATAAAAAAGTTCAGATTTTCTACTTGTCTGGTCGATAATAAGATGAAAGGGAGCACAATAGGCATGTGCTAAAACCCTGCAGGACAGAATTTCAGGTCGTGTTGCAATAAAGAAAGCCTTACTTCATCAACTATGAAATTCTTATATATGAGTCTAGGACTGGTTTGACGACCAAATAAACAAACTTGGATGGAAATAGTCAGATCATCGAACCAATCTTTCGAAACCAGGTTAATACACATTCACAATCGTCGTAAGGGTCATTCCATACAGGATCCAGTGAGTAAAACCCTTAactattcaacatttttatataaTCAATTCACCAAACAATCAATTAAGCAAacaatttattaaaaaaaaaaaaatcttgttggaATCAAAGAAATCCTTAAtaacctaaaacctaatattcaaaacctaaattccagACCCAGCAACACAAACTTCCTACAGAATTAGAAATTTCTTCCATAACCCACAGAATTAAACTAAACCTACAAATCCAACACAATCCCGATCTCTAAGTTACGATTCTCTGTTCAATATCATTATAGCAAGTGCGTTTCTCACTTAAAAATGATCTTCATTTGTTAGATCATTAAGATTCTTTTACACCCAAAATCAGTTCGTGAAACTAAAGTAAAACAGTTCTGGCCCAAATCGAAACAAAAGAAATAACTTAGCTTtcgaaatcaaaaccctagaaaacaattgGAAGATATAGGGTTTTAGAAAGAATTTGGTAATTACCTGCACTCATCTTGTATTGTTTGCTCCAATAACTGAAGATCCAAATTCAACACCAGTTGGGCTCCAAAACACGATGGATGCATAAATCTAGAAGTGTGAGCAAAGTTTGGCACAGAGAGACTGGGGTTGCGTTGAATGAAGGAAGAGATTGTTATCATTATGAATACCTCGAGAGAAAACACCCAAGGCCGACTTGGAGCTGCACCTGCCGGTCCAGGTCCTGGCGTCCAGGGTGCAGCCGTGTACCCTAAGAGGACTTTTATGCCTCGAGTAAGGGCTATCGATCGGACTCGATACAGAATTATCATTTCGATGGTGGTATAATTTCCAACTGGAACAGTTTTAAAGATTTTGAAGAATCTTTTGGTTCGATATTTTTGTGCAACATAAACAAGGTATAGAGTAAGGTTGATGAACACCAAGAAATTACAACAATGAGAAGTGTTTAATTTCATTACTTTAGGACTACCGAATAGAAAAATGAACAGCCAAGAGCTTCATCATACCTGTGGATCACAACTAAATCTAAGAGATTATAACACCAACAACTGATTTTGGCATTACCCATAAAACTGAGGTAGCCAAATATGCATATTCTATGACCTGTTAACAATACTGAACAATGAAGGAACACAGCCTTTTTCGTCTTCTTACAATCGATAAGATGATATCACGAGCTATGCAGCCATTCATGAATCAACTGGGGCTTTTGACTGAAAGTTCCTTCTTAGAAAATCTGACAACTTTGAACAAGCAGATCGTCCTCCTTCTAGGCAGTTTAGGTAGTCATCCACTGAACATAAAATAAGACAAATCAGTGAATTCCCTCCAAACATTAAAAACAAATGACTGCGAAAAATGTATTTTATAGGACCAGCAAATGGAAGAGAACATTGACGGTGTGCACTGTACCTGACATTGCACCGCGGGTAACAGATGTGATGATTCCATGTTCCATAGGTTCACCTTCAGCCTGTTTCGATTCTTCAGAAAGGACTGTTTGAGCAGAGTTAGGGAAGACCAAATAACTGAAGGCCTGTAGTTTCTGTAAATAACCCAAAATGAAACATTTCAAAATCAGCTCATTTTTAAGCTAATCAATTGCACTAGATAAACCATGAAACGCAAACAAGTGGAAAGAAAGGAGAACAAGGTAACTATGAAGCGAGCAAGTTCTCCTGTAAAATAAATGAAAGATCGCACAAAATGGGTCTCTCTTTTTTCAGGGGTATCTATAGATTCCAACAATATATGAAAAAGACGGCAGAGCATTTGTGGTTTGGTAGTCTAAATTCGTTAACATCTTTGGTCATTCAGGAAGCTGTATCAGAACACCATGTCCTCGGGAAACAAAAGAAAGGATGAAAACAAAAAAGATCCCAATAGTGCACTCAAGATCATCTTTGAACTGTAAACCATAAGTTGCAAACAGAAAAAATGTATGAGGCGATTGAGAGCGGTCAAGTTGTGATAAGATACTTACTTGCTCTTCTGCCTTCGTGGGATCCAGAACTAAAGATCCTGCTTCTGACACACCAC
Proteins encoded:
- the LOC113338126 gene encoding uncharacterized protein LOC113338126 isoform X1 codes for the protein MKLNTSHCCNFLVFINLTLYLVYVAQKYRTKRFFKIFKTVPVGNYTTIEMIILYRVRSIALTRGIKVLLGYTAAPWTPGPGPAGAAPSRPWVFSLEVFIMITISSFIQRNPSLSVPNFAHTSRFMHPSCFGAQLVLNLDLQLLEQTIQDECRWCIWW